The DNA window TAGCTCAGATCCAACTGAAGCAGGGTTCTTCTGCAATATGGACTTTAACCACCAAAGCCTGAACTGAGAGCGCTTTTCCTTCAAGACACAGTCAGCAACTCCTTCTCTTTAACATTGGATAGTATTTCCCTACTGCACAGGGATTTGGTAAGGCAAAATAAACTTCTTTTTGTAAAACGCTCAAATTGATCAGACCAGGTGTCATAcaaaattaggaaatatttgTCCTAATATCAATCTGCTCAAATGAAAGCATCACCAACCAACTGTCTTCTAGCCTCAAAAGACAAATCAAATTTTTCCTGAGCAATGAGGCAAGTTGTCCTAACTGATCTTTGGATTAGTTGTGCAATAACATCTGCGCTTGCAATATATACATGCTGATGTTTTCACAATTTCTAAAGAGCCAAACGAGGTGAAGTAGATCTAAATACAGAGCTACTTCTCCTGAAAATCAACATATAATTAATGCTTTAGAGCTTGTGTTTTTACATAAATAGTTTCCACCATCAGGTTTACAAGCTGCTGATAAAGAGATTGGTCTGAGCTGAAGCTCCCTCCCCACCTGGCTGCAGTGCCTCTAGAAATAGAGCTGGGTGTTGGCTGGGGAAGAGTCAGAATGTCCTCATCACCCCCATCCTCGTAGAAACTGGCAAGCGCAATCTGGAAAGGAACACCACAGGAGCTTTTcaggatgaaaacaaacattccAGAACAATGGAAAAACCACACACAAGTAACACAGCTGAAGCTTTTGTCATGTCAGACCTCTTAAGGCACATCAACACTAAAGACATTTCATGTAATTTCCCCCTTTGGAGGTCCTAGCAAAGATCAGGCTGTGCCAATGTCTCATGTTTGGCTTTGTTATGGCAGGAAACTCACCACTACAGGTATGCCACTGCATCTTCCCCAATCAGAGGCCCTTATTCTGCAATATTTCTACAGAGCTTATGCTAAAATTACTGCTCTGAAACAGCTGCTTTCATGACACCCATGAGTACACTCAGAGTTAATTAAACACAGCCAGATCGTTTCAGAGGGGTGGGAGACAGGGGCAGGTCAGAGAGGTGGCCCATCTCCTCCTTAatttgggggtgctgggacTGCTGCTGACAGCACCACCAGCAGAGCTCTAACAGCTCCCCGAGCATTCAAGGAAAACCTACACAAACCCGGCAAAATCCAGAACCTCCCAGTTCCTCACGTCGTGCTAGAAATTAGGGATGTTCAAATTAACGAGAGAACGAGGACAAGCTTGGGCCCATACAGGCCCACGGACCCGCGGTACCGACTCAGCCCGACCCCGGAAGCCCGGCCAGGGACTCAGGAGCGGCCACCGGGCGAGGCCTGAGCCTGCAGGAGACCGAGCTCCCGGCCCAGCGCTCCACCCCCCGCCATCCCGACGCCCTCCAGGCCGCGGCCCCCACCCGGCGCTGGCCTCGGCCGCACCCCGCCGCCGAaccctccccctcctcagcgGGCCAAGGAGGGCGGAGTGAAccggggcggcggcggaggTACCTGGAGATCCCATCCGGCGGACTCCAGAAAGAACCGCGCTCGCTCCTCCTCGACACCAGTCACGGCCACAAACTCCCTCAACGCCTCCTCTCTGCCCGCCATCTTGCCGCGGTGCAGCACCCAAATCCCGCCGGGGGCCGCGCCAGCCCCACCCCGCCCCCTGTGCGCCAACAAACCCTCCCGGGCTGAAACAACCCCGCGCAACGCGCATCGCGTTGCTCCGTGCACAGCGGGCCCTGGCGGGCGGCGGGGTGATGCGCGGGGCCCCGGGGGGTGCAGGGTCCCGTCCCGGGGGGTACAGGGCCCGGTCCCAGGCTGTGCAGGGGCCAGCCCCGGGAAGTGCACAGCCGACCCCGGGATGGGCACCCCCAAGCCCCGGCGAGGGCGGCTGCATGGGCTGCGGGCACCCGGGACCAGCGGCGCGGAGCAGCCCAGGGCAGTCTGTGCATCCCAGCCTGTTTATTTCCAGCTACGCGTGACAAAACTGGCGGCAACCCAGCCCCTGGGACCCACTCCCAGCGCTGTGACCGGACAAACCGCGGGCTGACATGGAGCAAGATGGGGCTGCGGCCCCGGTGTTTCCCTCCTCATGCCCTCCCGCGCttgaagaggaagatgaggaggccGCCCAGGAGCCCCTTCTCCAGCAGGATGCCAAGCCACAGGCCGGGGCTGGACAGGACGCTCACACCTGCGGTGGGGACAGTGGACGTGAGTGGCCGGGGCTCAAGGACAGGCATCCCGCAGCCCCCACCACTGCAGGGACCCAGCAGCTCTCACACACCGTTACCTGACTGGGACCGGTCGCTCAGCCCCTCCCTGGCCGGGGCGACGATCCGCAGGGTGGTTATCCTGTCATCAGGGGCCTGGGCATCGTGCACCACCCGGCAGGTCAACACGGACCCGTTCTTCTCCTCCGTTGCTTGGACCTCCAGCTGGCTCCTCAGCTCAAACAAGCCCGAGGGGGGCTCCTCTGGCCGGGAgatgttttcctccttcatcTGCGTCCCATTCTCCAGCCAGGTGACGGTCACGTTTCCTGGGTAAAACCCTTTCACGTGGCAGGTGAAGCTCATGGTCTTGTTCACCTCCACAGGGCTCGGCGGGTCAGGGAGCAGGCGGATGCTGGGGGAGActgggaagagaggcagcgCCTGATAACAGGgtcccccagctcccctgcccgcagggtgccccgtccccgccccaggacccccagccccatgggaaCCGGACACCCCAGGCGCCGGTCCCCACCCAGCCCTCACCTCGCAGGGCTTGCCCGAGCTGGTACGTCCCCCTCAGCGGGGCCGTCAGCACGGGGTGCTTCACCTCGCAGACCAGCCGTGAGCGGACATCGTCCTTCTGCAGCGTCACCGTCACGGTGCTGGCCATGTTGTAGGAGGAATTTGTCTGCCCAAGGGTGATCTGGGGCTGCTGAGCTGAGATCTGGGCCTCGTCCTTCAGCCATTTCACATCGATGTCCTTGGGGAAGAACCCTCCAGCTGTGCAGGTGAAAGGCACTGACTGCCCTGGCTTCTCTCTGTGGCCGGGCCCAGACACGACCGGGTGGGTGGGTTTGGCTGCGGGGAGAAGCGTGGGGCCGTCAGACCAGGCTCTGCCCCCCCACGCCCAGTCCTGGGGTTGCAGGGAGCGAGGGGTCCCGGGATGGCCCGGATGTGCCTGGGGATGGCCCACAGGACCCTCCCCTGGGACCGGCCCCCGagccccctccctgtccccactcGCCCAGACCAGAGCCCACCGGGCTGGGAtgggctgggctgtgccggggACTGCGCCCAGCAGGGCTGGTTCCCAgtgggagctgctctgggagccCCACTCACCACGTACAGACACCACCGTGCCCTTTCCACGCAGATACGGCTCATCACCATCCAGAGATCTGCGGAACTTCACGCAGTAATAGGTGCCAGCATCCTCGGGTCGAACATCCCTGATGTGGATGGTCAAGTCCGTGTTGGACTCATTCACTGCCCTCGTCACGTGGGGGAAGAATCCCGTCTGGTCATAGATGGTCTCATTCCCAGTGCCCCAGCCCTTCAGCCACTTCACAGGGCCGGGGATGGAATTGGTTTTGGTGGTGCAGTTCAGGGTGAGCATCTGTCCCGCTGTCACCACCACGTtgtcctggggctgctccagcgTGAAGTCCTGAACCGCCTGGGCACCCGCACCTGGGCACAGTGACAGGAGGTTTTGGGGCTGACGAGGGGCACTGGAGCTCAGGGCAAGGGACAAAGAgatgtccccatccctcacCCCTTGGGGCAGCCGGTGCTGCTGGGGACTGCGGGACCGGGAAGGCATGGGGCCCCTGGGGTTTGCTGGAGTAAACCAAACTCTTTGGTTGGGGACAAAAGCAAGCTGGAAGGGAGGCAGTGAGAGAAGAGCCCCAGATGTCCGTGGGCACAGGGAAGGATTGCCCTGCCAGCGGTGCAGGGGAGCGTGGCGTGGGAaaggtgctggggctgtgcggggcccCCACTCACCTGGGGCTCTGcggagcaggagcagcatcaGGCCGGTGAGAAGCAGCACCAGAGCCATGGTGATTCCAGAGTCCTGCTCTCTGatggctcagctcagctcagctcagcagagCGCTGGTCTCTCTCTggcaaagaggaaggaaggggctCGCTGCTGGCCAAGTTCCTCACGGACCCCTTGCACAAGTCCCAGCCAGTTCCCACAGCGCTCACACCATCTCACATCACGACGCCGGTCCTCTCCAGCCGTGTCAGTCCCGCTCCCTCTGCGGATGCGTGCCACGGGCACCGGGCAGCCACGGGGAGGGGCTCCGATCCGGCACGCTCCCCCACGCGTGGCCAGACCGCAGCTCGGCAGCCCGGGGTGTCGGGGGACACCCAGCCCTCGCCAGCAGGAGCGGGGCATGGGCCGGCGTCTCCCGGGGGCCCGCGGTGCAGAGCTCGCCCAGGGCTTCACCCGAGCCCCCCTGCAGCC is part of the Grus americana isolate bGruAme1 chromosome 17, bGruAme1.mat, whole genome shotgun sequence genome and encodes:
- the LOC129214098 gene encoding tyrosine-protein phosphatase non-receptor type substrate 1-like, with amino-acid sequence MALVLLLTGLMLLLLRRAPGAGAQAVQDFTLEQPQDNVVVTAGQMLTLNCTTKTNSIPGPVKWLKGWGTGNETIYDQTGFFPHVTRAVNESNTDLTIHIRDVRPEDAGTYYCVKFRRSLDGDEPYLRGKGTVVSVRAKPTHPVVSGPGHREKPGQSVPFTCTAGGFFPKDIDVKWLKDEAQISAQQPQITLGQTNSSYNMASTVTVTLQKDDVRSRLVCEVKHPVLTAPLRGTYQLGQALRVSPSIRLLPDPPSPVEVNKTMSFTCHVKGFYPGNVTVTWLENGTQMKEENISRPEEPPSGLFELRSQLEVQATEEKNGSVLTCRVVHDAQAPDDRITTLRIVAPAREGLSDRSQSGVSVLSSPGLWLGILLEKGLLGGLLIFLFKRGRA